In the Salvia miltiorrhiza cultivar Shanhuang (shh) unplaced genomic scaffold, IMPLAD_Smil_shh original_scaffold_350_2, whole genome shotgun sequence genome, ggtttggtttgcagtgcacctgttaagcacttgcggagtggattgttggtctgatcaaccgaccgtggatgtaggaaagggtttttccgaaccacgtaaaagtctttgtgttgtttatcgctttcagttttacattcctaattgtgttgtttcaattgataaactgaatactgattaacggcaaagagaaacctaagaccaacaacgtgctctaccgaggctattgcgaaactaagtttattttccgctgcgtatgatatcagtctgactgatctatcttttgatagtcaggaagagtgttatcatctctgttttagcaaactcgactgaagctcataagtgcatcagttaagctACAGaagcttaactgataactccttactgaagagcgttcagtatcagtcgtcaaccctgtttggtcaaaactgttttcagtcaacaggtgtcttttttgcgtgcaaagtttcgtttagatctctatcttgagatccctctgattgaggattttgtgaaaatagcccataggtgtattcccccccccccatacacctattcgagaccccccgggacctaacactAATAATaccctaattattattatttttcatcttttcaccaattttaatactaattataagACTATCTTTTTCAACAACCCATCTTAACCTaaccttttaataaaaaattattttctattacgTTTTATCAATAATCTACTTCAacctaaaatatattttattatactattatttattgttatatatattttaggggtaattgcctgtaaatgcctaacgtttacacggaattggttgttgcacctttttttatttttttacttttaaatacctaacctttcgtttttgtctcgaaTTTGTCCGGTGATCGGTTTTTTCTCATGCCGGCGCCGGAATTgacactgtggcagccggattGGATGAGGTGGCAGCCGAAAATTGACACCTAAGCATATTTATTATATGTgcaaaaaaattttaaaaacaataaaaagaaaatacatatcatcatcatcttccccaatctTTCATACTTCCAAACCCTAATTACCTCCTCCATCCCCCAACCCGCCGCCACCGGCGACGACGCTCGTACCACCACCACCGGCGCCTGAAACCCTCCAGAtcgactccctctctctctctggtctCTCCAATTCGTGCCCTAGATACCCAGCTCACCACCAATTCGCGTCGCCCCTGTcgcgccaccaccaccatcgccaACACCACCAACAGGACGGTACCCGCCGCCCCTCGCCATCGTCGCCTACACCAGAGATCGCCATGAAATCGCTGCTTGAATTCACCAAGAGCCGAGGGGTCAGGATTTGAAGGCGAATTCATCATGCAGGGCTCGATTTCACCAAATCGCCATGAAATTGCCGATTTCAGAGGCTAGATTCGAGATGTGGGGAAGGGGAGGGCTGACGGGGGTCTTGGGAGGGAGAAGAGGAAGGCGAGATTAGGGAAGGGGGAGGGCTAACGGggtctggggagggggaaggcCGACAAGTTTTGGGAATGGGGAAGGGGCGGCGCACGGCGGGTGCTAGCCTGGtggcaggcggcggcggcggcgggtgggGAGAGAGGAAGGTAGGGTTTGGGAGTTGAGGAGGTTAGGGAAGATGAGGTGGtagatttcttttattattttttttcaagtttttttccacatgtaatAATTGtgcttaggtgtcaatttccggctgccacctcatcCATTTCGGTTGCCACAATGTCAATTCCGGCGCCGGCATGAGAAAAAACCTGATCACCGGATAAATTCGAGACAAAAATggaaggttaggtatttaaaagtagaaaaataaaaaaaggtgcaaaaaccaattccgtgtaaacgttagaaatttacaggcaattacccctatattttataattaacatgTCATGATAATAAGGGAGAGAATTGATTGTTTAAGGTTGGTCTGTGCACTATGCACATGACAggttattcattttattttatttttgtctttttatttttacaatttttttgtcttttagtTACAACTTTTGACAACCGATTGTGAATAATTGTAGTTTAACAATTTTTCACCACTtctaatacactcaacaattttgtcttaaaactcgtgtctcTCCCtcttaggaagttatttggggggaCAAATGGAGTATTAATAATCTCAACATTTACTACGACAGTATTGAAAATGTACTACAATATTATACAAAACAATATCgactaaaaaatattattatatataattaatacatCGCATATAATATGTATTAATAACATGCAATtatctaaaatatttttatatccaTGTTCAATCTCAACAGTAATATCTGGTAATTAAGTAATATCTTaaaaaggcaaaataaaaatatatgtcGTCATATTGATTAATGTTTGAACtaatttacaatttataaactcGTACAAAtctcaaatataattaaaaataaatgattttacAACTCGTTCTCGTCCTGAACTCGTATAATAATGCTTTTCTAATTTAGATTCAAAGTTAAGATTGTGAATATTATTGAAACATAAAAATTGTAACATATgtttaaagaaaattataatattaaaaactaTATACTTTTTGAATAGTTATATTGCTTTTATTACATCAAGTCTTAGAATTCCATGAATCATCAGCGTAGCTATGCTCTAGAGCATTTTTCTGCGCAGATTTGCAACTCTAATCAGCGCTGCTCTGCGAGGTTGGTTAGTAtctggcgacggcgtctcaccggccgaaACTTTTAACCTCTGGTTTCCCTTTGGGGTGTTCTCGAATGTGGGGTGTTTCCGGCGaaggcgtataaccggccggtAAGCTACCCTTTTTCGTGTGGTTGGTTGGGTTGTGGGTTGTGGGGTGCTCACGGCGAcagcgtataaccggccgtgtagctttCCTTCTTTTGGTTTGGGTTGGCAGTTTGGCGACCAATTGCCTTCCGAGCTGTTTGGGTTTTGGTTTTCGTGTGGTTAGAGtcgggattgtttggggacgatggttaggccggagtttcgGAAACTTTTTCTTCCGCTCTTTCCTTCTTGCTTTTTCGCcttttagacgggtactctttttcctttttacggtttttccctctgggttttccgtaaaaaggttttaatgaggctcggcccttagtctgctttcttgtgctttcaagggttttttcaggttttttcttttcttttttttaataaaatcgcaatttaataaGAATTCCATGAATCAAATATTATGTGTacatataatattttcaaataaaataaaaattatattgtgtAAAAAATGAGAGAGATGGAAGAAAAGTGTATTATTTTAACACTTCTAGCTTGTATAAATTTCTTAGTTTAAATCTATTATTTACGTATTAtatgtcaaattaaagctcttgccacgatatttaatttgatatgtatattgaatatttttttattaactaaaaaatatttttgttggaaaaaagcaagataaaaatgataataaaaaagtaaaaagaaataaagaaatttcTATGTTTAGTTTGAGATTTCCATATTGAAGAGATTTCCATGTTTAAATTTATGCTAAAGGCTCTAGAATTGTAGAGATTTGAGATAAAGCTCTCTCATAGTACTATGTAGGACCTAGGATTAAGGAGAAGTCAAGAATCCCAAACCGTATTATAtaacgatgatgatgatgatgatgtaatTGCAAATATTTTGAATAACGTTAAAATTGAAACTAAATACACCATCAACATATTTATCTACTAAATATGGTCTTCAAAGCTGACGAAGATTCGGGTATGTACAGCCAAAAAGATGTAAATCTCCTCACTTATAAAGACCACAAGATGGATTAAATATGTTAGTTAATCCGCCATGAATGAGATCATGAAACAGAGTTCAAATTTCATTCCTACAACAGCATAACCTCAAAAGAAGCTAATCGATTATGCTCCAACTGGAATGAGATATGCCCATATATCAGTGAGACAAGGGAGTATTCTTTGCTCTGTTTCTCTCCGGGGTGAGACTTCAAAACGTCCCAAAAACCAACCACAGTGCCACTGGGCACATTCATTCGCCAGCAGATTTGTCCTCTTTCATATCCACGCCGAGAACCCTGCAAGACTTCTTCTTGTCTCCACTCTCCGACATACTCACCGGTGTAGATTCAGCAATGGGATAGTCCCCCCTCTCATCAACATCGAGCTTCAAGTAGGAACATGGCCGCTCCTCAACTTCTATATTGCTCCCGGTTTCTTGTCCGGGACCAAGCTGCATTTCAAATTGAGACAGCCCTACAGGTTGTGTCCTCATTTGGACAGAACGTAAAAGAGCAGCCCGTCTCAAGTCAGCTGAGTGGCATATGTCACTGGGGGATGACGGGAAACGGCCCTCAGTATCGGAACCACGCTGGCAGTGGCGAGACTGTGGTGAAGCTGACGAAGAAATGATGGGTCCATGGGAAGGATATGAAGTGGTAGCAGGTCCTGGCACGAAGGGCTTTTGGCACCTATAAGGAGATACAGGGCTAGTGGGAGCACTCTCGGGCTGCGAAGAACAAGTGTTCGTTGAACTCTCGTAGTACCTCGAGTCGTCTGAATCTTCAGACATTGGTGAATACTGTACAGAAGTCTCATCCCTGAAATCAGATATGACCAACAAAATCAACTTTCGAGGCTGTGGATACATTGACTTTAATTAGCCTCAGCAATCAATCAATATTCTCACAAAGAAATCATCATACATCAAGATGGGGCAACACTTAATCGATCCCTTAGCATTTTAAAGTCTTCTCGAAGGGTATTAATTCCTACTCCAACTGTCGCCCCCTACCTTCTAATGATATAGTTGATTTCTAGTTGAAAGTCATCCAAATCGAAATAGGAAAGGTCAGAGTCACACCTTACAGGATCATCAGAAAATTCATCTCGTCTTCTCGAAGGATATTACTACTTTGAATGTCTTGTACTACCTACTAATGATTTAGTTGCTTTCTAGTTCAAAGTCATCTTCATCAAAATTTGAAAGGTACAATCCAAATAGCATAATTTTTCTCATTCTAAAATGCATACTCAAGACACATGAATGAGTAAAATTATACTAGTGTCAACAGTTCTCGTCTCTATGCATTCTTTTAATTCTATTCTACCAGTGGCAGGTTTCCCTCATGGCCAATCTCAGGTTGCTTGGATGCCAGACTTTGTGCTTTCTACACTCAATCATGTGACTTTACCAAACAATCACCCAATAAAACACGTGCTGTGAGCGTATAGAGTACCAACATGCTGTGAGCGTATACAGTACCAGCATGCTTGTATAGAAGAAACCATACTCACCTAAGATAGGGCATCATTATCTCAGACCTCACAGAAGAATCCATTAGATTGTCAGGTAGCGGATCTCCAACCGTCAGCCCATTCAAACTTGAAGCCATGATCTGAAAGAACCAGTTTTAGATGTAATATGCGCAAAGCCAAGTTCCTACACAACAAACAAATACACACAACATACAGCTCACTCGGAACCATAGCAAACAAGTGAAGGAGCATTCCAAATGAGAGATGAAACAACAAGTTCTCTTGACCGAGGGCATTGGTCAGATTCACTCTAGTTCTATTGATTGATTCAAACACAATGACAACTAATCTACTCCCCTATTAGCCACCTCTGACCACTACCATGAGTACACTCTAGTTAGACTAACCTAGGGCGACCTTTCTGTGACGGGGTCTTCCACTTCACTAACTAAGCCAACCCAAAGGCAAGAAATAATAGGAAAAAAAGGGTTACTCCTTGGTTTGTGTCCCCAACATTCAatgtttttcaaaaaatgtccATAATTTACGTTTTAACTTAAAAAAAACTCTCAACTTTGTAAAAGTTTGATTTATGTTGCGCCTTACCGAATCTAGTGACCGAATAATAAATCGCCTAGCCAAAATCTGGCGAGGTGAATCACCATTCCATCCTCGGATTCAGTAAAGCGGGacataaatcaaattttttcAATGTTAGGGTTTTTAAAGAGAAAACATAAGTTGGATGCGAATTTCATTATCCGAAACCACCCCAAAAGGGGTGAGAAACAACAAGCGAATTCCCTACACCAATATCTATCTTCTGCCACAAAACAGTGGAAAGTGATATTGCCCCACGCCGATCACAATCTCAACACCTAAAACAAAATGTAACGAACATAACATTTTGAAAAATGTCACATACAAAGGCATAAAAATGCGAAAATAATATCCTCTCACAATTTAACTTCCCATCGATGCATAATTGAAAAATTAGATGTCCTGCTCAAACTTCCCAATCGATATACAATTGAAAAAACATATGTATTCAGAAGAACTCGTTAGAACATGCACTTAAGGAAGCTAGACGCGGAAACACGAAAAAGATACAGAAGAAAATTCACACCTCGCTAAGATACCGCTTGTGAGAGTTCAGATTATCAACGTAAACCTCATCTTCCGGATCTCTACCTCGTTTAGCGGTCGCCGCCGCCGGCGAAGCACCGGAGCTACCTTCCGGCCCCATTTCTCacaataattaatttgtttcacTCCCGTCACTTCATTACATCCCCccaaaacacaaaaaaataaaactcaaataaaataattgcaGCACTGCGACAAAAAGCAAATTTTGCATTTCACGATGAAAATAAGCAAAAGAAATTGGAAGAAgagattaaaaaatgaaaacgtAAAAGGGTTGGACAATCAATCGTTTACTTTTTTAACTGGTATGGGAATTTGGATTTTCATTTGATTTAAGTGAAAAAATTATGAACCCTCTCAAAACAATTAGtgaaaaagtataaaaatgaaatatatttgcTTCCTGAAGTTTGCGGTATCCTGTCCCAGTTAGGGCCGGATCCGAATTTGGTATGTGGGTTGCTAATTGGGTAGGTTCAATGGGTCATGTTTGGATCCAATAGGC is a window encoding:
- the LOC131004187 gene encoding uncharacterized protein LOC131004187 codes for the protein MGPEGSSGASPAAATAKRGRDPEDEVYVDNLNSHKRYLSEIMASSLNGLTVGDPLPDNLMDSSVRSEIMMPYLRDETSVQYSPMSEDSDDSRYYESSTNTCSSQPESAPTSPVSPYRCQKPFVPGPATTSYPSHGPIISSSASPQSRHCQRGSDTEGRFPSSPSDICHSADLRRAALLRSVQMRTQPVGLSQFEMQLGPGQETGSNIEVEERPCSYLKLDVDERGDYPIAESTPVSMSESGDKKKSCRVLGVDMKEDKSAGE